Proteins co-encoded in one Ruegeria sp. YS9 genomic window:
- the argS gene encoding arginine--tRNA ligase, which yields MNLFSEIRGLVLDALAQMQSEGALPEGLSFDNVAVEPPRDAAHGDMATNAAMVLAKPAGMKPRDIADVLAGKLAADDRITSAEVAGPGFLNLRLAPSVWQGVLAAVLEKGTDFGRSTMGQGQKVNVEYVSANPTGPLHVGHTRGAVFGDALASLLAYSGHDVTREYYINDGGAQVDVLARSAYERYREANGLSPEIAEGLYPGDYLIPIGEALKEKYGDSLIDKPESEWLEELREFSTDAMMDLIRADLKALGVEMDVFFSEKSLYGTGRIEAALQSLTEKGLIYEGVLEPPKGKKPEDWEPREQTLFKSTEHGDDVDRPVKKSDGSWTYFAPDIAYHYDKVSRGFDALIDVFGADHGGYVKRMKAAVSALSDGKVPLDIKLTQLVKLWKNGEPFKMSKRAGNFVTLRDVVDQVGPDVTRFVMLTRKNDAPLDFDFDKVLEQSRENPVFYVQYAHARVMSVLRRAAEAGIDVSDETLRGADLASLDHPAELTVAKKLAEWPRLVEIAARTNEPHRVAFYLYELAGDFHALWNRGNDETQLRFIQDGDVATSQSKIALARAVSVVISAGLGILGVTPAQEMR from the coding sequence ATGAACCTGTTTTCCGAGATCCGCGGCCTTGTACTGGACGCGCTGGCGCAGATGCAGTCCGAAGGCGCATTGCCCGAAGGGCTGAGCTTTGACAACGTGGCGGTCGAACCTCCGCGTGATGCGGCGCATGGGGACATGGCGACCAACGCCGCGATGGTGCTTGCGAAACCGGCCGGGATGAAGCCGCGCGACATTGCGGATGTGCTGGCCGGGAAACTGGCGGCGGATGACCGGATCACAAGCGCCGAAGTGGCGGGGCCCGGTTTCCTGAACCTGCGTCTTGCGCCGTCCGTCTGGCAAGGCGTGTTGGCGGCGGTGCTGGAAAAAGGCACCGATTTCGGGCGCTCGACCATGGGGCAGGGGCAGAAGGTCAATGTCGAGTATGTCTCGGCCAACCCGACCGGTCCGCTGCATGTGGGCCATACGCGGGGTGCGGTGTTCGGGGACGCGTTGGCAAGCCTGCTGGCCTATTCCGGCCATGATGTGACCCGCGAGTATTATATCAACGACGGTGGCGCGCAGGTGGATGTGCTGGCGCGTTCGGCCTATGAGCGCTATCGCGAGGCCAACGGCCTCAGCCCCGAGATTGCCGAGGGGCTGTATCCCGGTGACTATCTGATCCCGATTGGCGAGGCGCTGAAAGAGAAATATGGCGACAGCCTCATCGACAAACCGGAAAGCGAATGGCTGGAAGAGCTGCGCGAGTTTTCGACAGATGCGATGATGGACCTGATCCGCGCCGACCTGAAGGCGCTGGGCGTCGAGATGGATGTGTTCTTCTCGGAGAAATCGCTCTATGGCACGGGCCGGATCGAGGCCGCGCTGCAATCGCTGACCGAAAAGGGCCTGATCTATGAAGGCGTGCTGGAACCGCCCAAGGGCAAAAAGCCAGAAGATTGGGAGCCGCGCGAACAGACCTTGTTCAAATCCACCGAACATGGCGATGACGTCGACCGCCCGGTCAAGAAGTCGGACGGCAGCTGGACCTATTTCGCCCCCGATATCGCCTATCACTATGACAAGGTGAGCCGTGGCTTTGACGCGTTGATCGACGTGTTTGGTGCCGATCATGGCGGCTATGTCAAGCGGATGAAGGCGGCCGTGTCGGCCCTGTCCGACGGCAAGGTGCCGCTGGATATCAAGCTGACGCAGCTGGTGAAACTGTGGAAAAACGGCGAGCCGTTCAAGATGTCGAAACGGGCCGGGAACTTTGTCACCCTGCGCGATGTGGTCGATCAGGTTGGCCCTGACGTGACCCGTTTCGTGATGCTGACCCGCAAGAACGACGCGCCACTGGATTTCGATTTCGACAAGGTACTGGAACAGAGCCGCGAGAACCCCGTGTTCTACGTTCAATACGCCCATGCCCGGGTGATGAGCGTGCTGCGCCGTGCCGCCGAGGCGGGGATCGACGTCTCCGACGAAACCCTGCGCGGGGCCGATCTGGCGTCGCTGGACCACCCCGCCGAACTGACGGTTGCCAAGAAGCTGGCCGAATGGCCACGCCTGGTCGAGATCGCTGCGCGGACCAACGAACCGCACCGCGTCGCCTTCTATCTATATGAACTTGCAGGGGATTTTCATGCGCTCTGGAACAGGGGCAATGACGAAACCCAGTTGCGTTTCATTCAGGATGGCGATGTTGCCACAAGCCAGTCGAAAATCGCATTGGCCCGTGCCGTTTCTGTTGTGATTTCAGCGGGCTTGGGTATTCTTGGCGTTACCCCGGCGCAGGAGATGCGGTAA
- a CDS encoding 2'-deoxycytidine 5'-triphosphate deaminase has protein sequence MTGVCPNQQLEAMIARGEITANPEVLPAQIQPASLDLRLGTVAYRVRASFLAGQGRTVTDRLAEFEMHRIDISDGAVLEKGCVYLVPLMESLALPDSMSAVANAKSSTGRLDLLTRTITDGGTEFDRVPAGYTGPLYAEICPRSFSVLVRPGMRLNQIRFRQGQAVLSDAELRSLHAESPLVDGPAVIQDGLGFSVDLQLPDTDLVGYRAKPHTGVIDLDRIGEYDPQDYWEEVRTKDGCIILDPGAFYILVSREAVHIPPMYAAEMAPYLAMVGEFRVHYAGFFDPGFGHAAAGGAGSRGVLEVRCHEAPFVLEHGQVVGRLVYEKMAEMPTQLYGAGIASNYQGQGLKLSKHFKAVS, from the coding sequence ATGACAGGTGTTTGCCCGAACCAACAGCTTGAGGCGATGATCGCGCGCGGTGAAATCACCGCCAACCCCGAGGTTCTGCCGGCGCAGATTCAACCTGCCAGCCTTGATTTACGTCTGGGAACAGTGGCTTACCGTGTACGTGCCTCGTTCCTTGCGGGGCAAGGCCGGACTGTCACGGACCGGTTGGCAGAGTTTGAGATGCACCGCATCGATATCTCGGATGGCGCGGTTCTGGAAAAGGGCTGCGTCTATCTGGTGCCCCTGATGGAATCGCTTGCCCTGCCCGACAGCATGAGCGCCGTGGCCAACGCCAAAAGCTCGACCGGGCGGCTGGATCTTCTGACGCGGACCATTACCGATGGCGGTACCGAGTTCGACCGGGTGCCCGCAGGTTACACAGGCCCGCTTTATGCCGAAATCTGCCCGCGCTCGTTCTCGGTGCTGGTTCGTCCCGGGATGCGCCTGAACCAGATTCGTTTTCGCCAGGGTCAGGCCGTGTTGTCAGATGCTGAACTGAGGTCCTTGCATGCCGAATCTCCGCTGGTGGACGGACCTGCGGTCATTCAGGACGGTCTGGGCTTTTCGGTCGACCTGCAACTGCCTGATACCGATCTTGTCGGCTATCGCGCCAAACCGCACACCGGGGTGATCGATCTGGATCGAATCGGTGAATACGACCCGCAGGACTATTGGGAAGAGGTGCGGACCAAAGATGGTTGCATCATCCTGGACCCCGGCGCGTTCTATATCCTGGTCAGCCGCGAGGCGGTGCATATTCCGCCGATGTACGCCGCTGAAATGGCGCCCTATCTGGCGATGGTCGGTGAATTTCGGGTCCACTACGCCGGGTTCTTCGACCCCGGTTTTGGCCACGCCGCCGCAGGGGGTGCCGGTTCGCGTGGCGTGCTTGAGGTGCGCTGCCACGAAGCGCCCTTCGTGCTGGAGCACGGACAGGTCGTCGGACGTCTGGTTTATGAGAAAATGGCTGAAATGCCGACGCAACTATATGGTGCAGGCATTGCCTCGAACTATCAGGGACAGGGCCTGAAACTGTCAAAGCACTTCAAAGCCGTAAGCTGA
- a CDS encoding SPOR domain-containing protein — translation MASYDYSGHQSPEQIHYPNQTHSEDAYDYPDDMQDYDAPRGAFGLGRAVNFLGAAASLALVAGVAVWGYKLVMRDVSGVPVVRAAEGPMRVQPENPGGTPADHQGLAVNAVAAKGSAAAPADRLILAPRPVSLTDEDVPAADLKPTPALHVVEKPISTREAARLRQNAVDALVAELAGEATKTQQNSEDGVQVASLTTPEEEPAIDPADFAAALPDPAIAELPGVRRSLRPLTRPARASRSQMSPSENSEDAINAAVKAAVGLDVDPDTLAKGTRLAQLGAYDSVQVAQTEWDRLNGKFGEYMAGKQRVIQKTSSGGRTFYRLRVLGFEDLSDSRQFCAALVAQGADCIPVAVR, via the coding sequence ATGGCGAGTTACGATTACTCGGGGCACCAAAGCCCCGAGCAGATTCATTACCCGAATCAAACGCATTCCGAGGATGCGTATGACTATCCCGACGATATGCAGGATTACGACGCGCCGCGCGGCGCATTCGGACTGGGGCGGGCCGTCAATTTCCTGGGGGCTGCCGCATCGCTGGCACTGGTCGCCGGCGTCGCTGTCTGGGGATACAAGCTTGTCATGCGCGATGTCAGCGGCGTGCCGGTCGTGCGTGCTGCCGAAGGGCCGATGCGGGTGCAGCCCGAAAACCCGGGCGGAACACCCGCCGATCATCAGGGCTTGGCCGTCAATGCAGTGGCCGCCAAAGGCAGTGCTGCCGCTCCGGCGGATCGCCTGATCCTTGCGCCGCGGCCGGTCTCGTTGACGGATGAAGACGTCCCCGCCGCCGATCTGAAGCCGACACCGGCGCTGCATGTGGTGGAAAAGCCGATCTCAACCCGGGAAGCCGCCCGATTGCGCCAGAACGCAGTGGACGCGCTGGTTGCGGAACTGGCGGGTGAGGCGACCAAAACGCAGCAAAACTCTGAGGATGGCGTACAGGTGGCATCGCTGACCACCCCCGAGGAAGAACCCGCAATTGACCCGGCCGATTTCGCAGCCGCCTTGCCGGACCCGGCCATTGCCGAATTGCCGGGCGTGCGCCGGTCCTTGCGCCCGTTGACCCGCCCGGCGCGTGCCTCTCGCAGCCAGATGTCGCCGAGCGAGAATTCCGAAGACGCGATCAATGCCGCGGTGAAGGCTGCGGTTGGGTTGGATGTTGATCCTGATACGCTGGCGAAAGGCACGCGTCTGGCGCAGCTTGGGGCTTATGACAGTGTTCAGGTGGCGCAAACGGAATGGGATCGCCTGAACGGAAAGTTCGGCGAATATATGGCAGGAAAACAGCGTGTTATTCAGAAAACTTCAAGCGGCGGACGCACCTTTTACCGCCTGCGCGTACTGGGCTTTGAAGACCTGAGCGACTCGCGCCAGTTTTGTGCCGCGCTTGTTGCGCAAGGGGCTGATTGTATCCCGGTGGCCGTTCGGTGA
- the dksA gene encoding RNA polymerase-binding protein DksA produces MKQEVFLPEDYRPAEDEPFMNDRQLEYFRRKLLDWKNELLAGSRDTIEGLQDNTRNIPDVADRASEETDRALELRTRDRQRKLVAKIDAALRRIEEGEYGYCEKTGDPISLKRLDARPIATMTLEAQERHERREKVHRDD; encoded by the coding sequence ATGAAACAGGAAGTTTTTCTGCCGGAGGATTACCGCCCGGCCGAAGATGAACCTTTCATGAATGACCGTCAGCTTGAATATTTCCGCCGCAAGCTGTTGGATTGGAAGAACGAGCTTTTGGCGGGCAGCCGCGATACGATCGAAGGGCTGCAGGACAACACCCGAAACATTCCGGATGTCGCAGACCGTGCGAGCGAGGAGACCGATCGCGCTCTGGAACTGCGAACACGTGATCGTCAGCGCAAGCTGGTTGCCAAAATCGACGCAGCCCTGCGCAGGATCGAAGAAGGTGAATACGGGTATTGCGAAAAGACCGGCGATCCGATTTCGCTGAAACGTCTGGATGCACGTCCGATTGCGACCATGACGCTGGAGGCGCAAGAGCGCCACGAGCGCCGCGAAAAGGTCCACCGCGACGATTGA
- a CDS encoding iron-sulfur cluster assembly accessory protein — protein MNLPPTVTERAFERLAEIGAADQGQALRVAVEGGGCSGFQYEIALDTPKEDDLVLEGKGQKVIVDAISLPFLENAVIDFTQELIGARFVIDNPNATSSCGCGTSFSM, from the coding sequence ATGAATCTGCCCCCAACAGTCACGGAACGCGCTTTCGAACGCCTTGCTGAAATCGGCGCGGCGGATCAGGGTCAGGCATTGCGCGTCGCAGTGGAAGGCGGCGGTTGCTCGGGGTTTCAATACGAAATCGCTTTGGACACGCCAAAAGAAGATGATCTGGTCCTTGAAGGTAAAGGGCAAAAAGTCATTGTTGACGCGATTTCGCTGCCCTTCCTGGAAAACGCGGTCATCGACTTCACCCAGGAACTGATCGGTGCGCGATTTGTGATCGACAACCCCAACGCCACCTCTTCCTGCGGTTGTGGCACATCTTTTTCGATGTAA
- the xth gene encoding exodeoxyribonuclease III → MKIATFNINGIKARAEALPRWLDEAQPDVVLLQEIKSVDESFPREIFEERGFNVETHGQKSFNGVAILSKLPLEDVSRGLPGDDADEQARWIEATVVGKKALRICGLYLPNGNPAPGPKYDYKLAWMERLYDRARDLLATEEPALMAGDYNIIPQAEDAKRPEAWRDDALFRPESRAAFRKILNLGFTEAFRATTQSAGHYSFWDYQAGAWNRNDGIRIDHFLLTPQAADLMRDCQIDAAVRGHEKPSDHVPVWVDLDI, encoded by the coding sequence ATGAAAATCGCCACGTTCAACATCAACGGCATCAAGGCGCGGGCCGAAGCCCTGCCCCGATGGCTGGACGAAGCGCAGCCGGACGTTGTGCTGTTGCAAGAGATCAAGTCGGTCGATGAAAGCTTCCCGCGCGAGATATTCGAAGAGCGTGGATTCAACGTGGAAACTCACGGGCAAAAAAGCTTCAACGGCGTTGCAATCTTGTCCAAGCTTCCCCTCGAGGATGTATCCCGCGGCCTTCCCGGCGATGACGCGGATGAACAGGCCCGCTGGATAGAAGCCACCGTCGTTGGCAAAAAGGCTCTTCGGATCTGTGGATTGTACCTGCCCAATGGCAATCCCGCACCCGGTCCGAAATACGATTACAAACTGGCATGGATGGAACGGCTATATGACCGTGCCCGTGATTTGCTGGCAACCGAAGAACCCGCGTTGATGGCGGGGGACTACAACATCATCCCGCAGGCGGAGGATGCCAAACGCCCCGAAGCATGGCGCGACGATGCATTGTTCCGCCCCGAAAGCCGCGCCGCATTTCGCAAAATCCTGAATCTGGGCTTCACCGAAGCGTTCCGGGCCACCACCCAAAGCGCGGGGCACTATTCATTCTGGGACTACCAGGCCGGGGCCTGGAACCGGAACGACGGAATTCGGATCGATCACTTTCTGCTGACCCCACAAGCGGCGGATCTAATGCGGGATTGCCAGATTGATGCAGCCGTGCGCGGGCATGAAAAACCTTCGGATCACGTGCCTGTCTGGGTCGATCTGGATATCTAG
- the scpB gene encoding SMC-Scp complex subunit ScpB: MTDAPEETGTLFEAPPLAEQERMVEAVLFASAEPVTIADLEARMPHGSDAAQAVELLQKRYEGRGVRVVRVGDAWAIRTAPDLGFLMQKETVETRKLSRAAIETLAIVAYHQPCTRAEIEEIRGVSVSRGTIDQLLEMEWIKLGRRRMTPGRPVTFVVTPEFLDHFGLENARDLPGLKELRAAGLLENRPPPGAITLGEGREDEVDEDQTELFEEE; this comes from the coding sequence GTGACTGATGCCCCTGAAGAGACCGGTACGCTGTTCGAGGCCCCTCCGCTGGCTGAACAGGAACGCATGGTCGAAGCCGTTCTGTTCGCCAGCGCCGAGCCGGTGACGATTGCGGATCTTGAGGCGCGGATGCCCCATGGTAGCGACGCGGCGCAAGCGGTTGAATTGCTTCAGAAACGCTACGAGGGGCGTGGCGTGCGCGTGGTGCGCGTGGGGGATGCCTGGGCCATCCGCACGGCCCCTGATCTGGGTTTTCTGATGCAGAAGGAAACGGTCGAGACCCGCAAGCTCAGCCGCGCCGCGATCGAAACTCTGGCCATCGTGGCCTATCATCAGCCCTGCACGCGGGCCGAGATCGAGGAAATCCGGGGTGTGTCGGTTTCACGCGGGACCATCGATCAGTTGCTTGAGATGGAGTGGATCAAGCTGGGCCGCCGCCGCATGACGCCGGGCCGTCCGGTGACGTTTGTGGTGACGCCTGAGTTTCTGGATCATTTTGGGCTGGAAAACGCGCGCGACCTGCCGGGCCTGAAAGAACTGCGCGCCGCAGGATTGTTGGAGAATCGTCCTCCTCCGGGGGCCATCACACTGGGAGAGGGGCGCGAGGACGAAGTTGACGAAGACCAGACCGAGTTGTTCGAGGAAGAGTGA
- a CDS encoding deoxyguanosinetriphosphate triphosphohydrolase, which translates to MDRARFASDPDRTRGRHVPEEESSFRSCFQRDRDRIIHASAFRRLKHKTQVFVEHEGDSYRTRLTHSIEVAQVARTIAGALGLNPELTEAVALAHDLGHTPFGHTGEDALHALMKPFGGFDHNAQAIRIVTKLERHYAEFDGCNLTWECLEGIAKHNGPVEGDLPWALAECNQDFDLELHTHASAEAQVAALSDDIAYNNHDLLDGLRAGLFTDDDLQDLPIVGVCYAEVDARYPGLDSYRRRHEALRRVFGVMVADVINTSRDLIAVSGAQSVEEIRHLGYPVIQFSDEVWAQLREIRAFLFTRMYRAPRVMSVRAEVAKIVEDLFPIYMNDPRQMPVRWHDDIEAARDDTALARIVSDYIAGMTDRFALQDHARLTG; encoded by the coding sequence TTGGACAGAGCTAGATTTGCCTCGGACCCGGACCGCACCAGGGGGCGGCATGTGCCCGAGGAGGAAAGCAGTTTCCGATCATGCTTTCAACGCGACCGGGACAGGATCATTCATGCCAGTGCCTTTCGGCGCCTCAAGCACAAGACGCAAGTGTTCGTTGAACATGAGGGCGATAGCTACCGCACCCGCCTGACCCACTCCATCGAGGTGGCGCAGGTGGCCCGGACCATTGCCGGTGCCTTGGGCCTGAACCCAGAGCTGACCGAAGCCGTGGCCCTGGCGCATGATCTGGGGCACACGCCCTTTGGACATACCGGCGAGGACGCGTTGCACGCGTTGATGAAGCCCTTTGGTGGTTTTGATCACAACGCACAGGCCATTCGGATCGTCACAAAGCTGGAGCGCCACTATGCGGAATTCGACGGGTGCAACCTGACTTGGGAATGCCTGGAAGGGATTGCCAAGCACAACGGGCCGGTTGAGGGGGATCTGCCCTGGGCATTGGCCGAGTGCAATCAGGATTTCGATCTAGAACTGCACACCCATGCCAGCGCGGAAGCCCAGGTTGCGGCCCTTTCCGATGACATAGCATATAACAATCACGATCTTCTGGACGGGTTACGCGCGGGGTTGTTCACGGATGACGATTTGCAGGACCTGCCGATTGTCGGGGTCTGTTACGCCGAGGTGGATGCCAGATACCCCGGGCTGGATTCCTATCGCCGGCGTCACGAAGCGCTCAGGCGGGTTTTCGGGGTCATGGTGGCGGATGTCATCAACACCTCGCGCGATCTCATTGCCGTGTCTGGCGCGCAGTCCGTCGAAGAAATCCGACATCTTGGGTATCCTGTCATCCAGTTCTCGGATGAGGTTTGGGCGCAACTGCGCGAAATCCGGGCGTTTCTGTTCACCCGGATGTATCGCGCACCCAGGGTGATGTCAGTGCGGGCAGAGGTGGCAAAGATCGTGGAAGATCTGTTTCCGATCTACATGAACGATCCCAGGCAAATGCCTGTGCGCTGGCACGATGACATTGAAGCTGCCAGGGACGACACCGCGTTGGCCCGCATCGTTTCCGATTACATCGCGGGCATGACCGACCGATTTGCCTTGCAGGACCACGCGCGGCTGACCGGCTGA
- the nagZ gene encoding beta-N-acetylhexosaminidase has translation MKYGATITDAQGLRLTQQEKDLFRQMNPFGFILFDRNIENADQVRALCDDFREAVGRNCPITIDQEGGRVQRLRAPLAREWLPPLDHVANAGEQAERAMYLRYRLIADELFGLGIDSNCAPMVDVARPETHKFLKNRCYDADPERVSRIGKAVAQGHLDGGVLPVLKHIPGHGRATLDSHHDLPHVDLPLEELERSDFGPFRALNDLPMGMTAHLVYDRIDPRPATISATMMDVIRDRIGFEGLIMTDDIGMKALSGMPADVSRQAISAGCDVVLHCNGTFAERAQVMEAAGEMSDVAQARAERALAMRKAPQELDILAVEAELSALMGGQVYER, from the coding sequence GTGAAGTACGGTGCCACGATCACCGATGCTCAGGGCCTGCGCCTGACGCAACAGGAAAAAGACTTGTTTCGGCAGATGAACCCGTTCGGGTTCATTCTGTTCGACCGCAACATCGAAAACGCGGATCAGGTGCGCGCCTTGTGTGATGATTTCCGCGAGGCCGTCGGGCGCAATTGCCCGATCACAATCGATCAGGAAGGCGGGCGCGTGCAGCGCTTGCGGGCGCCGTTGGCCCGCGAATGGCTGCCTCCGTTGGATCATGTGGCCAATGCCGGAGAACAGGCCGAGCGCGCCATGTATCTGAGGTACCGCCTGATTGCCGATGAATTGTTTGGTCTGGGCATCGACAGCAACTGTGCGCCCATGGTCGATGTCGCGCGCCCCGAGACGCACAAGTTTTTGAAGAACCGCTGTTATGATGCTGATCCTGAACGCGTTTCCAGAATTGGCAAGGCCGTGGCGCAGGGCCATTTGGATGGCGGTGTGCTGCCGGTGCTCAAACATATTCCGGGCCATGGACGTGCCACGTTGGACAGCCACCATGACTTGCCGCATGTGGATCTGCCCTTGGAGGAGCTTGAGCGCAGCGATTTCGGGCCGTTCCGGGCCTTGAACGATCTGCCGATGGGGATGACCGCGCATTTGGTCTATGACCGGATTGACCCGCGGCCTGCCACCATCTCGGCAACCATGATGGATGTGATCCGCGACAGGATTGGCTTTGAGGGGCTGATCATGACCGATGACATCGGAATGAAAGCGCTCAGCGGAATGCCCGCTGACGTGTCGCGGCAAGCCATAAGTGCGGGCTGTGACGTCGTTCTGCACTGCAACGGAACCTTTGCCGAGCGCGCCCAGGTGATGGAAGCGGCCGGAGAAATGTCGGATGTGGCACAGGCCCGCGCAGAACGGGCGCTGGCGATGCGCAAAGCTCCGCAGGAACTTGACATCCTTGCCGTCGAAGCGGAACTATCTGCCCTAATGGGCGGGCAGGTATATGAACGATAA
- a CDS encoding FAD-dependent monooxygenase, producing the protein MKINRLNFCVIGGGIGGLASALALRQHGAQVTLLEQAQALTEVGAGLQISENGMCVLRALGVADLSAGQKSHGTILRDYRKGRVVSRLPGPSAGPTYYFHRADLLNLLHSAARKAGVDVRLGAKVSNVQKHPNEAEILLADGERLRAECVIAADGGRSTIRPALNGPETPDFTHQVAWRATIPWRPDSDVVTASLTMGPGRHVVTYPLRDQSMMNIVAVEERSDWREEGWKLNGDPDELRARFSGFGGPVDQILSKVSDVNLWALFLRPVAEKWQNGRLALLGDAAHPTLPFMAQGACLALEDAWTLARSFDEHSGVTSALAAYEKTRRPRAESVVAAAGSNARNFHLSGPARLAAQCALMAIGRKLSRRYEWIYSYDVTA; encoded by the coding sequence ATGAAGATCAATCGGTTGAATTTCTGTGTAATTGGCGGCGGCATCGGCGGTTTGGCGTCTGCGTTGGCGCTGCGGCAACACGGGGCGCAGGTCACCCTGCTGGAGCAAGCCCAGGCATTGACCGAGGTTGGCGCAGGTCTTCAGATCAGTGAAAACGGGATGTGCGTGTTGCGTGCGCTTGGGGTGGCGGATCTGTCTGCGGGCCAGAAATCGCATGGTACGATCCTGCGCGATTACCGCAAAGGGCGCGTTGTCAGCCGGCTGCCCGGGCCTTCGGCTGGCCCGACCTATTATTTTCACCGTGCCGATTTGTTGAATCTGTTGCATTCTGCGGCCCGCAAGGCCGGTGTGGATGTTCGTCTGGGGGCCAAGGTTTCCAACGTGCAAAAACACCCCAACGAAGCCGAAATTCTGTTGGCGGACGGCGAGCGGCTGCGCGCCGAATGCGTCATCGCCGCCGACGGTGGCCGCAGCACGATTCGCCCGGCTCTGAACGGGCCCGAGACACCCGATTTCACGCACCAGGTCGCCTGGCGCGCCACCATTCCCTGGCGACCGGATTCAGACGTGGTGACGGCATCCCTGACCATGGGGCCGGGTCGGCATGTCGTAACCTATCCATTGCGCGATCAAAGCATGATGAACATCGTTGCGGTCGAGGAACGCTCGGACTGGCGGGAAGAGGGATGGAAGCTGAACGGCGATCCGGACGAGCTGCGCGCACGTTTTTCAGGGTTCGGCGGTCCGGTAGATCAGATTCTGTCAAAGGTCTCGGATGTGAATCTGTGGGCCCTGTTCCTGCGCCCAGTTGCAGAAAAATGGCAAAACGGTCGTCTGGCATTGCTGGGGGACGCGGCGCATCCGACCTTGCCGTTCATGGCGCAAGGCGCTTGCCTGGCGCTGGAAGATGCCTGGACGCTTGCACGATCTTTCGACGAACACTCGGGTGTCACCAGCGCGCTTGCCGCCTACGAGAAAACGCGCCGGCCAAGGGCAGAAAGCGTGGTTGCCGCTGCCGGGTCGAACGCACGAAATTTCCACCTGTCAGGCCCCGCCCGTCTGGCGGCCCAATGTGCGCTTATGGCCATCGGACGGAAACTGTCGCGCCGCTACGAATGGATCTACAGCTACGACGTCACGGCCTGA
- a CDS encoding ScpA family protein: protein MNDNLFSEDPVSVADRLAAEALIVDVDGFEGPLDVLLTLSRTQKVDLRKISVLALAQQYLAFVEKARALRIELAADYLVMAAWLAFLKSRLLLPPDPDDEGPSGEELAAHLAFQLERLQAMRDAAARLMARDQLGRDFFKRGQGEDITRIRTVTYSATLLDLMQGYARIRTRDEFRPFVMDRDSVFTMEQALERMRPLIGFAGTWTDMETYLPDGWDSDPVRRRSATAATFAASLELVKEGHMEIKQSETFAPIHLRKRTETRD from the coding sequence ATGAACGATAATCTTTTCAGCGAAGACCCTGTCTCGGTCGCGGATCGTCTTGCGGCCGAAGCGCTGATTGTTGATGTCGATGGGTTCGAAGGCCCGCTGGACGTTCTGCTGACCCTGTCGCGCACGCAAAAGGTTGATCTGAGGAAAATTTCCGTACTCGCGCTGGCGCAGCAATACCTGGCCTTTGTGGAAAAGGCGCGTGCGTTGCGCATTGAACTGGCCGCCGACTATCTGGTGATGGCGGCCTGGCTGGCGTTTCTCAAGTCCCGCTTGCTGCTGCCGCCAGACCCGGATGACGAAGGCCCCTCGGGCGAGGAACTGGCCGCACATCTGGCGTTTCAGTTGGAACGCTTGCAGGCGATGCGCGACGCAGCCGCACGGTTGATGGCGCGCGATCAGCTGGGGCGCGATTTCTTCAAACGCGGGCAGGGCGAAGATATCACCCGCATCCGCACCGTGACCTATTCCGCCACGCTGCTGGATCTGATGCAGGGCTATGCGCGCATCCGCACCCGTGATGAATTCCGCCCGTTTGTGATGGACCGCGATTCGGTGTTCACCATGGAACAGGCACTGGAACGGATGCGTCCGCTGATCGGGTTTGCCGGGACATGGACCGACATGGAAACTTACCTGCCCGATGGCTGGGATTCCGACCCGGTACGGCGCAGGTCAGCGACGGCGGCGACCTTTGCGGCCTCGCTGGAGCTGGTGAAAGAGGGACATATGGAAATCAAGCAGAGCGAGACATTCGCTCCGATCCATTTGCGCAAGAGGACCGAAACACGTGACTGA